In the genome of Ignavibacteriales bacterium, one region contains:
- the rnr gene encoding ribonuclease R, which yields MKKKLISFFKKYPGQSFRSKDVARKLDITSEHEYSSLKALLFKLFEEDFLSKSGKRYKLNTTPVSGRIVGTLEMNQGGYGFVIPENKKLADIFIAARNLGTAFSGDVVNVALFAKQKGKNTEGQIIEVIKRERDQYVGILKKSNSFYFIKPDDPKIHRDIYIDEENLNGAKVGDKVIVSELIWKTSMLNPEGSVIEVLGKSGTIDAEITSIAKEFKLPYKFSDKVLNDSEVIKFSIDENELKNRIDFRDKNVITIDPYDAKDFDDALSIETLESGNFSVGIHIADVSHYVQKKTKLDDEALYRGNSVYLVGRVIPMLPERLSNIICSLVPDEERLTYSVIAELTSRGKLISYQIKKTIIKSKRRFTYEEVQQIIDDKAGELYDEINQLNTLAQTLRKKRMREGSIEFSTAEIKFQLDENGYPVGVTKKEIKQSNMLVEEFMLLANKIVAEEIGKRTSAKARPFIYRIHDLPDKEKLFEFSKFVKSLGYSFDANSKSKSNQFQKLILEVKGTPEESLINELAIRSMAKAIYSINNIGHYGLGFSYYTHFTSPIRRYSDLMVHRLLYNYVEINQKAYYSLEELDEISDHISDCERRAIEAERLSVKLKQIEYLRNHLGEEFDAVISGITNFGMFVKIIDLLAEGLIRLRDLDDYYVYDEKKYSLVGKASKKVFRLGDKLKVKLVRVDTDKSELDFIIAE from the coding sequence ATGAAAAAGAAATTAATATCGTTCTTCAAAAAATATCCCGGGCAGTCTTTCAGAAGTAAAGATGTTGCCAGGAAACTCGACATCACTTCCGAACATGAATACAGTTCATTAAAAGCCCTTCTCTTTAAACTATTTGAAGAAGATTTTTTATCCAAAAGCGGGAAGCGTTATAAGCTTAACACTACTCCTGTCAGCGGCAGAATAGTTGGGACTCTTGAGATGAACCAGGGCGGGTATGGTTTTGTAATACCCGAGAATAAAAAACTCGCCGATATTTTTATCGCCGCAAGAAATCTTGGAACGGCATTCAGTGGTGATGTTGTTAATGTGGCTTTATTTGCAAAGCAAAAAGGTAAAAATACTGAGGGTCAGATCATTGAAGTAATTAAGCGTGAGCGGGATCAATATGTAGGTATATTAAAAAAATCAAACTCATTTTATTTTATAAAACCTGATGACCCAAAAATTCATCGTGATATTTACATAGATGAAGAAAATTTAAATGGCGCTAAAGTCGGGGATAAAGTTATAGTAAGTGAACTGATTTGGAAAACATCAATGCTGAATCCGGAAGGTAGTGTCATTGAAGTACTCGGTAAGTCAGGAACCATTGATGCTGAGATAACTTCAATAGCGAAGGAGTTTAAGCTACCATATAAATTTTCCGATAAAGTATTGAATGATTCTGAAGTTATTAAATTCAGCATCGATGAGAACGAACTTAAAAACAGAATCGACTTTAGAGATAAAAATGTAATAACGATTGACCCGTATGATGCGAAGGACTTTGACGATGCCCTTTCGATTGAAACACTTGAATCAGGAAATTTTTCGGTTGGAATTCACATAGCTGATGTAAGCCACTATGTTCAAAAGAAAACCAAACTGGATGATGAGGCATTATATCGTGGAAACAGCGTTTACCTTGTCGGGCGTGTCATTCCTATGCTGCCGGAAAGACTTTCAAACATTATTTGTTCTTTAGTACCCGACGAAGAAAGATTAACTTATTCTGTTATAGCAGAATTAACTTCTCGCGGTAAACTTATTTCATATCAGATAAAAAAAACAATTATAAAAAGTAAACGAAGATTTACGTATGAGGAAGTTCAGCAGATAATTGATGATAAAGCAGGCGAGCTTTATGACGAAATTAACCAGCTGAATACTCTGGCACAAACTCTCCGCAAAAAAAGAATGCGTGAAGGAAGTATTGAATTTTCTACTGCGGAAATAAAATTTCAGCTTGATGAAAACGGATACCCGGTTGGAGTTACCAAAAAAGAAATCAAACAAAGCAACATGCTTGTTGAAGAATTCATGTTACTCGCAAACAAAATTGTTGCCGAAGAGATTGGAAAAAGAACAAGCGCAAAAGCACGTCCGTTTATTTATCGGATACATGATCTGCCGGATAAAGAGAAGCTTTTTGAGTTCTCCAAATTCGTAAAATCACTGGGTTATAGTTTTGATGCTAACAGTAAATCAAAATCCAACCAATTTCAGAAATTAATTCTTGAGGTTAAGGGCACTCCGGAGGAAAGTTTAATCAATGAACTGGCGATCAGATCAATGGCTAAAGCGATTTATTCGATAAATAATATTGGTCACTATGGATTGGGGTTCAGCTACTATACTCATTTTACATCTCCGATACGAAGATACTCAGATTTAATGGTACATAGATTACTGTATAATTATGTTGAAATAAATCAAAAGGCTTATTATTCTTTGGAGGAGCTAGATGAAATATCTGACCATATCTCCGATTGTGAACGAAGAGCTATTGAAGCAGAACGACTTTCGGTAAAACTTAAACAAATTGAATATTTACGCAATCATCTTGGTGAAGAGTTTGATGCGGTTATTTCAGGCATTACAAATTTTGGGATGTTCGTAAAAATAATCGATCTGCTTGCTGAAGGTCTTATCAGACTCCGCGACCTTGATGATTATTACGTGTATGATGAAAAAAAATATTCGCTCGTTGGAAAGGCTTCAAAAAAAGTATTCAGGCTTGGAGATAAATTAAAAGTGAAGCTTGTTCGGGTCGATACAGATAAATCAGAACTAGATTTTATAATTGCTGAATAA
- a CDS encoding PD40 domain-containing protein — MKKMFLIPLILVIVFPLSMHAQFGKNKVQYKDFTWYYIQTDHFDIYFSQEGSHLAEFTAKESEDALESIQNSFKYKINNRVAIIVYNSQNDFQETNVTDQYLSEGIQGFTELFKNRVVIQYTGSYKLFRHLIHHELVHAVINDMFYGGSLQNLISNRGAVALPLWFNEGMAEYQALGWDVDTDMFIRDAAISEYLPDIPYLDGYFAYRGGQSVFYYIANKYGKEKIGELINKVKNTGSVEEGFKSSIGLKIEELNERWKKDIKKIFWPDIAKRKDPDEFAKRLTDPKEDGGSYNISPAISPQGDKIAFITNRDYYFNVYLMSAIDGKIIKKLIEGNRTPDFEELNILTPALSWSPDGTKIALGAKRGGYDVVYIIDVETEERDELPINLDGIKSVAWSPDGSKLAFIGQNAKQSDVYLYDIETNEMTNLTNDLFSDSDPAWSSDGRTVYFASDRGEFLTTKELPDSFKIYEHNIDQLDLYSININNNVVSRITDMPGSDETSPAAGPDGKELIFISDKNGINNIYKLKLSDESGASLNLLGQTPVPLTNSLNGLYQLSLSKDGQKLTFSTLYQASFSIFLLSDPFGQDLEMKELEPTVYISNLQKKKDVTDDSENEFSLVADDSTESTLSFFTGSYIDTSSVVTDTSKSSYDKYIFGDKSVAGDTSSASKFDLTDNLDQSGNYKVNKYKITFSPDLVYANAGYSTLYGLLGTTVISFSDVLGNHRLVGVTSLQIDLKNSDYGIAYYYLPERINYGVEVFHTARFVFLSRGFSTNLFRFRNFGAVGSLSYPLNRFYRVDAGLSWLNVSSENLDDPTEASEKVSYVIPTLSFIHDNVLWGYTSPVDGTRYRFDVFGNPGIGKKALSFYSILGDYRTYFRFFDDYSFGFRLSGGYSGGNNPQRFFIGGIENWINRSFATTEIPIESASDFAFLTAALPLRGFDYAEKIGTKYALMNMELRFPLIRYLLTGALPILFSNILGVAFIDVGTAWDKTGQLQFFSRNEKNSVISKDLLMGTGVGARLYFLYFLLRFDVAWAYNVDNFSRPKFYISLGADF; from the coding sequence ATGAAAAAAATGTTTTTAATCCCTCTGATATTAGTGATTGTATTTCCGTTATCGATGCATGCGCAATTCGGAAAAAACAAAGTTCAGTACAAAGATTTTACATGGTACTACATCCAGACTGATCATTTTGATATTTACTTCTCGCAAGAAGGATCACACCTTGCTGAGTTTACTGCCAAAGAATCCGAAGATGCTCTCGAATCAATTCAAAATAGTTTTAAATATAAAATAAATAACCGTGTAGCAATCATTGTTTACAATTCACAAAATGATTTTCAGGAAACAAATGTAACTGATCAATACCTGAGCGAAGGTATACAGGGCTTTACTGAGCTTTTCAAGAACCGTGTAGTAATTCAATACACGGGTTCATATAAATTGTTCAGACATTTAATTCACCATGAACTTGTACACGCCGTTATCAATGATATGTTCTACGGTGGTTCATTGCAGAATCTGATTTCCAACAGAGGCGCTGTTGCTCTACCGCTATGGTTTAATGAAGGTATGGCAGAATACCAGGCTTTAGGATGGGATGTTGATACAGATATGTTTATCCGCGATGCTGCAATAAGTGAATACCTGCCTGATATACCTTATCTTGACGGGTACTTTGCTTACAGAGGCGGTCAATCTGTTTTCTATTATATCGCAAATAAGTATGGCAAAGAAAAGATTGGAGAGCTTATAAACAAAGTTAAGAATACAGGCAGCGTTGAAGAAGGTTTTAAGTCATCTATCGGTTTGAAGATTGAGGAATTAAATGAGAGATGGAAAAAAGATATTAAAAAAATATTCTGGCCTGATATTGCCAAAAGAAAAGACCCGGACGAATTTGCCAAGCGCTTAACAGATCCAAAAGAAGATGGCGGTTCATATAATATAAGTCCGGCCATTTCACCACAAGGCGATAAAATAGCTTTTATAACCAACCGCGACTACTATTTTAATGTGTACCTTATGAGCGCGATTGATGGAAAGATCATAAAAAAATTAATTGAAGGAAACCGCACACCTGATTTTGAGGAGTTGAACATTCTCACTCCAGCATTAAGCTGGTCACCGGACGGAACCAAAATTGCTTTGGGTGCAAAGCGAGGTGGTTATGATGTTGTATACATAATTGATGTTGAAACAGAGGAAAGAGATGAGTTGCCAATAAATCTTGACGGCATTAAAAGTGTTGCCTGGTCGCCTGATGGCAGCAAGCTTGCATTTATTGGTCAGAATGCAAAACAGTCCGATGTTTACCTTTATGATATTGAAACTAATGAAATGACTAATCTGACGAATGATCTTTTCAGTGATAGTGATCCGGCATGGTCATCAGATGGTAGAACGGTTTATTTTGCTTCTGACAGAGGTGAGTTCTTAACAACAAAAGAACTCCCTGATTCTTTCAAAATTTACGAACACAATATTGATCAACTGGACTTGTATTCCATTAATATAAATAACAATGTCGTTTCCAGAATTACAGATATGCCAGGCAGTGATGAAACTTCACCAGCGGCAGGACCGGATGGGAAGGAATTAATTTTTATATCAGATAAAAACGGAATTAATAATATTTATAAACTGAAACTCAGCGATGAGAGCGGGGCATCACTAAATTTGCTTGGTCAAACGCCGGTACCTTTAACAAATTCTTTGAATGGTTTGTACCAGCTATCATTGTCAAAGGATGGTCAGAAGTTGACGTTCTCAACTTTGTACCAGGCATCTTTTAGTATTTTTCTTTTAAGCGATCCTTTTGGGCAGGATCTGGAAATGAAGGAACTTGAACCAACTGTTTATATCTCTAATCTTCAAAAGAAAAAAGATGTTACCGACGATAGTGAAAATGAATTTTCACTTGTTGCAGATGACTCAACCGAAAGTACGCTATCATTTTTTACGGGTTCATACATTGATACTTCATCTGTTGTTACCGACACATCAAAATCCAGTTATGATAAGTACATTTTTGGTGATAAGTCAGTTGCAGGTGATACGTCAAGTGCTTCAAAATTTGATCTGACGGATAATCTTGATCAATCAGGTAATTACAAAGTCAATAAATATAAAATTACTTTTTCTCCCGATCTTGTGTATGCAAACGCCGGATATAGCACTTTGTACGGACTGCTTGGAACCACAGTTATTTCGTTCAGTGATGTATTAGGTAATCATCGTCTTGTAGGTGTTACAAGTCTGCAGATAGATTTAAAGAACAGTGATTACGGCATTGCATATTATTATTTACCCGAAAGAATTAATTACGGAGTTGAAGTTTTTCATACAGCAAGATTTGTTTTCCTGAGCAGGGGATTTAGTACAAATCTTTTCCGGTTCAGGAATTTTGGCGCTGTAGGCTCATTAAGTTATCCGCTAAACAGATTTTACAGAGTTGATGCCGGACTTAGCTGGCTGAATGTCTCAAGTGAAAACCTTGATGACCCCACTGAGGCTTCAGAAAAAGTTAGTTATGTAATACCAACATTAAGTTTTATTCACGACAATGTTCTCTGGGGTTACACCTCACCTGTTGACGGAACCAGATACAGATTTGATGTATTTGGTAATCCTGGAATAGGGAAGAAGGCATTAAGTTTCTATTCTATCTTGGGTGATTACAGAACTTATTTCAGATTTTTTGATGACTACTCTTTCGGCTTCAGGTTATCTGGCGGATACTCCGGCGGAAATAACCCGCAAAGATTTTTTATCGGTGGAATTGAAAACTGGATTAACCGGTCATTTGCTACAACTGAAATTCCAATTGAATCAGCGAGTGATTTTGCGTTCCTTACAGCCGCGTTGCCATTGCGCGGATTTGACTATGCGGAAAAAATCGGAACTAAATACGCATTGATGAATATGGAATTGCGTTTTCCATTGATCAGATATTTGTTAACAGGTGCTTTACCTATATTGTTTAGTAATATTCTTGGCGTAGCATTTATAGATGTTGGCACTGCATGGGATAAAACAGGACAATTACAATTCTTTTCGCGTAATGAAAAAAACAGTGTAATCTCTAAAGATTTATTAATGGGTACCGGTGTCGGCGCCCGTTTATACTTCCTTTATTTTCTACTCCGGTTTGATGTAGCGTGGGCATATAATGTTGATAATTTTTCACGGCCCAAATTTTATATATCTCTTGGTGCTGATTTTTAA
- a CDS encoding zinc ribbon domain-containing protein: MPTYDYKCNDCGNTFELFQPMTAEPIKECPSCGGSVKRLIGTGAGPIFKGSGFYQTDYKSSSKSDSTKSDNKQKPDSKSPAVTPKPDASSKENK; the protein is encoded by the coding sequence ATGCCGACTTATGATTATAAGTGTAATGATTGTGGTAATACATTTGAGTTATTTCAACCAATGACCGCTGAACCCATCAAAGAGTGTCCATCATGTGGAGGCTCGGTAAAAAGATTAATCGGTACAGGTGCTGGTCCGATTTTTAAAGGAAGCGGATTCTACCAGACAGATTACAAATCATCATCAAAAAGTGATTCAACAAAATCTGACAACAAACAAAAACCTGATAGCAAATCACCAGCAGTCACACCTAAACCAGACGCTTCTTCAAAAGAGAATAAATAG
- a CDS encoding ribose-phosphate pyrophosphokinase, with translation MATSDFMIFSGGSNLPLAEKIAQNLGKPLGAIELKRFSDGEIWVKYGENIRGSDVFLIQSTNPPAENLLELLIMIDAAKRASASRITAVIPYFGYSRQDRKDQPRVSITAKLVANLMTIAGADRVMTMDLHAAQIQGFFDIPFDHLYASKMFTGLFSDLSKNLVVVSPDVGGIKMARSYAKRLHSNLVVIDKRRPKQNLAEVVHIIGSVEGKDVLLVDDLIDTAGTFVGAVEALKAKGALNIYGAITHPLLSGPAIERLNKSQLTKLYVSDSILINDKVKSDKISVVTASDLLADAIERTYNNKSISSLFDIDKG, from the coding sequence ATGGCAACAAGTGATTTTATGATTTTTTCAGGAGGCTCAAACCTGCCTCTTGCAGAAAAAATTGCGCAGAACTTAGGCAAGCCACTTGGTGCTATTGAACTAAAAAGATTTAGCGATGGCGAAATTTGGGTTAAATACGGTGAGAATATAAGAGGCTCGGACGTATTTCTTATTCAATCAACCAATCCGCCTGCCGAAAATCTTCTTGAACTTTTAATAATGATTGATGCGGCCAAACGTGCCTCAGCAAGCAGAATTACTGCTGTAATACCATATTTTGGATATTCAAGACAGGACAGGAAAGATCAGCCGAGAGTGTCTATAACCGCCAAGTTAGTCGCCAATCTTATGACTATTGCGGGAGCTGATCGTGTAATGACAATGGATCTTCACGCAGCACAGATTCAAGGATTTTTTGATATTCCTTTCGATCACCTGTATGCTTCTAAAATGTTTACAGGATTGTTTTCTGATCTATCAAAGAATCTTGTGGTTGTTTCACCGGATGTTGGTGGAATCAAAATGGCAAGGTCTTACGCAAAGAGATTGCATTCAAATCTTGTTGTAATTGACAAAAGACGCCCAAAACAGAATCTTGCTGAAGTGGTTCATATTATAGGCAGTGTTGAAGGTAAAGATGTTCTTCTTGTTGATGATTTAATAGACACTGCTGGAACATTTGTTGGAGCGGTTGAAGCGTTAAAAGCAAAGGGAGCCTTAAATATATATGGTGCAATCACGCACCCTTTATTATCCGGACCAGCTATAGAGCGATTAAATAAATCACAACTAACTAAACTGTATGTTTCGGATTCGATTTTGATAAATGATAAAGTAAAATCAGATAAAATTTCAGTTGTTACTGCTTCAGACTTATTAGCAGATGCAATCGAAAGAACTTATAATAATAAATCAATCAGTTCACTTTTTGATATTGATAAAGGATAA
- a CDS encoding 50S ribosomal protein L25 has product MEKIVLKANQRTEINKASRSSLRKNGRVPGIFYSKHNKPIAIDFSEKSIKPLVFTSSTNLIALDVDGTGEFDCVIKDVQFDPVTERIVHVDLLGLTTDETFELEVPILYIGSPIGIKEGGVLQQVLHKLHIECLPKDIPQHLDINIENLKLGESIHISDLNFENIKILNQEEAVVVAVTHPKVEKTPAEGEGAEASAEPEVIGKGKAETEEE; this is encoded by the coding sequence ATGGAGAAAATAGTTCTAAAAGCAAATCAGCGAACAGAAATTAATAAAGCTTCCAGAAGCAGCCTTAGAAAAAACGGAAGAGTTCCTGGGATTTTTTATTCAAAACATAATAAACCGATTGCAATTGATTTTTCTGAGAAATCAATAAAGCCATTAGTATTCACTTCAAGCACAAATCTTATTGCTCTTGATGTAGATGGAACCGGTGAATTTGACTGCGTCATTAAAGATGTACAGTTTGATCCCGTAACAGAACGTATCGTACACGTTGATCTTCTCGGCTTAACCACAGATGAAACTTTTGAACTTGAAGTTCCCATTCTCTACATTGGTTCACCAATAGGAATTAAGGAAGGTGGAGTACTTCAACAGGTGCTTCATAAACTTCATATTGAATGTCTGCCAAAAGATATTCCACAGCATCTTGATATAAATATTGAAAATTTAAAACTCGGAGAGTCAATCCATATTTCGGATTTAAATTTTGAGAATATAAAAATTCTTAATCAGGAAGAAGCTGTTGTTGTTGCTGTCACACATCCTAAGGTTGAAAAAACACCGGCTGAAGGTGAAGGAGCAGAAGCTTCTGCTGAACCTGAAGTAATTGGTAAAGGTAAAGCCGAGACAGAAGAAGAATAG
- a CDS encoding aminoacyl-tRNA hydrolase: MRVILGIGNPENRYTFTKHNLGFLILDNFAKEYSLNFKPSTANYYYSSGSIDNDEFILVKPATYVNNSGLAAVELLKAYDINIKDLLVVQDDLNLEFGSLRIRASGGDGGHNGISSIIYHLNSNQFPRLRFGIGSEFEKGNMAEFVLSNLNEHEFETLNQKKSIINSLLVEFIKGGTIRMLNFYSTIINSDSNNHLLNQSGD; the protein is encoded by the coding sequence GTGAGGGTTATTTTAGGGATAGGGAATCCTGAAAACCGTTATACATTTACAAAGCATAACCTGGGATTTCTTATACTCGACAATTTCGCTAAAGAATATTCATTAAATTTTAAGCCTTCTACTGCCAACTACTATTATTCTTCAGGCAGTATTGATAACGATGAATTCATACTTGTAAAGCCCGCGACCTATGTAAATAACAGCGGATTAGCCGCTGTTGAACTGCTTAAAGCTTACGATATAAATATTAAAGATTTACTTGTAGTTCAGGACGACCTGAATCTTGAATTTGGAAGTCTCCGTATAAGAGCTTCCGGTGGGGATGGGGGACATAACGGAATAAGTTCCATCATCTATCACCTTAATTCAAATCAATTTCCCCGCCTTCGTTTTGGTATAGGTAGTGAATTCGAAAAAGGAAACATGGCAGAATTTGTTTTATCAAATTTAAACGAACATGAATTCGAAACACTCAACCAGAAAAAATCAATAATAAATTCATTGCTTGTTGAATTTATTAAAGGCGGCACAATCAGAATGTTAAATTTTTATAGTACAATTATTAATTCAGATTCAAATAACCATTTACTTAATCAGTCAGGAGATTAG
- a CDS encoding sodium-translocating pyrophosphatase, giving the protein MDLTFHIIPLFGLLGLLYTFWKSAWVSKQEVGTDKMKKISSHIAEGAMAFLKAEYKVLSIFVICVAILLGVSANPENSSPMIAVSFIVGALCSALAGFIGMRVATKANVRTTNAARHSLGKALEIAFAGGSVMGMGVVGLGVLGLGGLFVIYGDMFGIDNVTDLNRVITIITGFSFGASSIALFARVGGGIYTKAADVGADLVGKVEAGIPEDHPLNPATIADNVGDNVGDVAGMGADLFESYVGSIVGTMVLGAAFMADGFVDNYNGLSAVLLPLVIAGVGIIMSVLGTFFVKVKEGGNPQRALNIGEFGSSALMIVALWFIIKWILPESWQFTDPLYKDESGNQLVREITSTGIFIATTLGLIAGVLIGVITEYYTGTHKRPVIDIARQSLTGAATNIIAGIGNGMFSTAIPVLIIAAAIIGAFYFGGLYGIAIAAVGMLSNTGIQLAVDAYGPISDNAGGIAEMSELPKEVRGRTDKLDAVGNTTAAIGKGFAIGSAALTALALFGAFMTSAGIQSIDISKADVMAGLFIGGMLPLLFSALAMKAVGRAAMSMIEEVRRQFKSIPALTAALSVMKKNDGKEMSEWSSEDKHIFEQADGAAEYGKCVEISTKAAIRQMVLPGLLAVAAPVSIGFVGGAEMLGGLLAGVTVTGVLMAIFQSNAGGAWDNAKKMFEEGVEINGQKYFKGSDPHKAAVVGDTVGDPFKDTSGPSLNILLKLMSVVALVIAPLIK; this is encoded by the coding sequence ATGGATTTAACTTTTCATATCATTCCGTTGTTCGGGTTGCTTGGCCTTCTCTATACGTTCTGGAAATCCGCATGGGTTTCAAAACAGGAAGTCGGCACAGACAAAATGAAGAAGATATCCTCTCACATTGCAGAAGGTGCAATGGCATTTTTAAAGGCAGAGTATAAAGTTCTGTCAATTTTTGTTATATGTGTTGCGATTCTTTTAGGTGTTTCGGCAAATCCGGAAAATTCATCACCTATGATTGCTGTATCATTTATCGTTGGAGCGCTTTGTTCCGCACTTGCCGGGTTTATCGGTATGCGCGTAGCCACAAAGGCAAATGTACGCACTACCAATGCAGCCCGCCACAGTTTAGGTAAAGCATTGGAAATTGCTTTTGCCGGTGGTTCGGTAATGGGAATGGGAGTTGTAGGTTTAGGTGTTCTTGGATTAGGTGGTCTGTTTGTGATTTATGGTGATATGTTTGGAATCGATAATGTCACAGACTTGAATAGAGTGATAACAATAATCACAGGGTTTTCTTTTGGTGCTTCTTCAATTGCTTTATTTGCCAGAGTAGGCGGAGGAATTTATACCAAAGCTGCGGACGTAGGCGCTGATCTTGTTGGAAAAGTTGAAGCAGGAATTCCTGAAGATCATCCTCTTAATCCTGCAACTATTGCTGATAACGTGGGTGATAATGTTGGTGATGTTGCCGGTATGGGTGCAGATCTTTTTGAATCTTATGTCGGATCTATAGTTGGAACTATGGTGCTTGGTGCTGCCTTTATGGCAGATGGATTCGTTGATAACTACAACGGACTTTCCGCTGTTCTGCTTCCATTAGTAATTGCCGGTGTCGGTATTATCATGTCTGTACTGGGAACCTTTTTTGTAAAAGTAAAAGAAGGTGGAAACCCTCAGAGGGCTTTGAACATCGGTGAATTTGGATCATCAGCATTAATGATAGTAGCTCTTTGGTTTATTATTAAATGGATTCTACCTGAATCATGGCAATTCACTGATCCATTATACAAGGATGAATCAGGAAATCAACTCGTCAGAGAAATTACATCAACTGGAATTTTTATAGCTACAACTTTAGGTCTTATTGCAGGTGTGTTAATCGGTGTGATTACCGAATACTATACCGGCACGCATAAGCGACCTGTTATCGATATTGCAAGACAATCTCTGACAGGTGCTGCAACAAATATTATTGCCGGTATTGGTAATGGAATGTTTTCTACAGCTATTCCGGTTTTAATTATTGCCGCTGCAATAATAGGGGCATTTTATTTTGGCGGCTTGTACGGAATAGCAATCGCCGCAGTCGGTATGCTATCAAATACAGGTATTCAGCTTGCAGTTGATGCTTATGGTCCAATATCAGATAATGCTGGTGGTATTGCCGAGATGTCTGAACTTCCCAAAGAAGTTCGCGGAAGAACTGATAAACTTGATGCAGTCGGGAATACAACCGCGGCTATTGGAAAAGGTTTTGCAATCGGATCTGCAGCACTCACCGCTCTTGCATTGTTTGGTGCGTTTATGACATCTGCCGGGATTCAATCAATTGATATTTCAAAAGCGGATGTTATGGCTGGATTATTTATTGGAGGAATGTTACCGCTTCTCTTTTCAGCATTAGCAATGAAAGCAGTAGGACGCGCAGCAATGTCGATGATCGAGGAAGTGAGACGTCAATTTAAAAGTATCCCGGCATTAACCGCGGCACTCAGTGTAATGAAAAAGAATGATGGTAAGGAGATGTCCGAATGGAGTTCAGAAGATAAACATATTTTTGAACAGGCTGACGGAGCTGCAGAATATGGAAAGTGCGTGGAGATTTCTACAAAAGCCGCAATTCGACAAATGGTCTTGCCAGGTCTGCTTGCAGTTGCAGCACCGGTATCTATTGGGTTTGTTGGTGGGGCAGAAATGCTCGGCGGACTTCTTGCAGGTGTAACTGTAACCGGAGTTTTAATGGCAATCTTCCAATCTAATGCCGGAGGTGCATGGGATAATGCAAAAAAAATGTTTGAGGAAGGTGTTGAAATTAACGGTCAAAAATATTTTAAAGGATCCGATCCGCATAAAGCAGCCGTTGTCGGTGATACTGTAGGGGATCCGTTTAAGGATACATCGGGTCCGTCGCTTAATATTCTCTTAAAATTAATGTCTGTTGTAGCCCTTGTTATTGCCCCGTTAATTAAATAA
- the rpsF gene encoding 30S ribosomal protein S6 — protein MKTNVYESAVLINAALDDEQIESIISRIKETIVNNGGEIREVENWGRKRLAYMVKKSKIGYYAIFRFNAPSNLLTKLERYYTLDEYILRYLTIKLDADAIEHLEMHKLISSVPEVVTAVEDEQETETPETVKGEINENENNN, from the coding sequence ATGAAAACTAACGTTTATGAAAGTGCTGTTCTTATTAATGCAGCACTTGATGATGAACAGATCGAATCAATAATTTCACGGATTAAAGAAACCATTGTAAATAATGGTGGTGAAATTAGAGAAGTAGAGAACTGGGGAAGAAAAAGATTAGCCTACATGGTGAAGAAAAGCAAAATCGGTTATTATGCAATATTCCGGTTTAATGCCCCATCTAACCTGCTCACCAAACTCGAGCGTTATTATACGCTTGATGAATACATTCTCAGATATCTGACAATCAAACTGGATGCAGATGCAATTGAACATCTTGAGATGCACAAACTCATTTCTTCAGTCCCTGAAGTTGTAACTGCTGTTGAAGATGAGCAAGAAACTGAAACGCCAGAAACTGTAAAAGGTGAAATAAATGAAAATGAGAATAATAATTAA
- a CDS encoding single-stranded DNA-binding protein, producing the protein MADLKMPEINYVIVAGNLTKDPIFRQTTNNTPVVNFSIASNRKYKDSSNQWQEDVCYVGIVAWNKLAESCKERLKKGSAVLVDGELQSRSWKSEEGHNRSIVEIKARRIQFLNKRGRINENENGHDAENEETVDVFTDDAVDYTEDSFDKFLSNEESDLLK; encoded by the coding sequence ATGGCCGATCTAAAAATGCCTGAAATTAACTACGTAATTGTCGCCGGAAATTTAACTAAAGACCCGATTTTTCGTCAGACGACAAACAACACTCCTGTCGTTAACTTTTCTATTGCTTCTAATAGGAAATATAAAGACAGTTCTAACCAGTGGCAGGAGGATGTATGTTATGTTGGCATTGTTGCATGGAATAAACTTGCCGAAAGTTGTAAAGAGAGACTTAAAAAAGGATCTGCAGTTTTAGTGGATGGCGAACTTCAGAGCAGAAGCTGGAAATCAGAGGAAGGTCATAACAGGAGTATCGTTGAAATAAAAGCTCGCAGAATTCAGTTCTTGAATAAAAGGGGAAGAATAAACGAAAACGAGAACGGACACGATGCCGAGAATGAAGAAACTGTTGATGTGTTCACAGATGATGCTGTAGATTATACAGAAGATTCTTTCGATAAATTTCTCTCAAATGAAGAGTCTGACTTATTAAAATAA